The Actinomycetota bacterium genome includes the window GTGAACGTGGTCTACGCGCAGGTCTCGGTTGCGGTCGGCCCCGCCCACATCATCGATGTCGCTCGCAGGATGGGGATCAAGAAATCGAAGATCCCCGAGGTCTACTCGATCGTCCTCGGAGGCGGAGGAGCCACACCGATCGAGATGGCCTCCGCATACACGAACTTCGCGACGAACGGCCTCTGGGCCGAACCGTATCTCATCGAACGCATCGAGGGTCCCGACGGCACGGTGCTGTACCAGCACGAGACCCAACGCATGCAGGTCGTCGACCCTGCAATCATCGCTGCTGCCCGCCGCCCCCTGACCCGGGTTCCCACCAGGGCCGGAACCGCACCCGCCGCCAACATCGGCCGTCCTCAGGGAGGCAAGACGGGAACTCATCAGAACTACACCGACGCATGGTTCGTCGGGTTCGTTCCCCAATATGCCACCGCCGTGTGGGTGGGCTACCCCGACTTCCAGTACCCGATGCGCGACATCACGATCAAGAATCAGTACTACTCGAGGGTCTATGGGGGAACGATCCCCGCTCCGATCTGGGCGGAGTACATGACCGACATCCTCAAGAACGTCCCCGTCGAGAACTTCCCGCCCGATCCCCCAGGAGTGAGCAAGTACTTCGTGATTCCGAAGACGGACGTGCCGCTCGTGCTCGGGATGCAGGCCGACGACGCCGAGGACGCGGTGTACAAGGCCCACCTCCAACCGGTCATGGTCGAGGTGCCCTCCGTCGAGTCTGCCGGCATCGTCGTTGGCCAGGACCCGAACCCGGCGGGTCAAGACGGAACGGCCACCCAACCTCTGACGGTCGACGAAGGCACCAAGATCACCGTGCAAGTCTCTTCGGGTGTCCCCCCCTCGGCACCGCTGGTCGACCTGACGGGCATGGATGTGGATCAGGTGGTTGCCGCCCTTGCCCAATTCAAGGAGGACACCGGAGTCGAGCTCTCCTTCACGACGATCTTCGTGGAGACGACCGAACCGACGCTCGTCGGTACGGTGATCACGACCAGTCCGATCCCCGCCTCCACCGTAACGTTCGGCGACACGATCACGCTCTTCATCGGCAAGGCGCCACCTCCTCCGCCCCCGTCCGGAGGTGGCGGAGGAGGTTGAAGAGATTCTTTTCGCGACCTCCTATGACGTATCTTGACGTTGGTTGGTGTTTCTTGATATCACTACACGGTGCAGGTTGCAGTGTCCGGGAAACAACGCGATGCTCGTCCTCCCGTCGCGACTCACGCCGCGCCGAACCCGGACACTGCAACCAGGCGCAGCGCCAGACGGCGCCCGACGGTCACGCCGAGCATCTGGGATGACGGGACGGTGGGAGTTCCGCCCGATGCCGCATATGTGCGCCGCTTCTGGACGGCACTCATCGGTTCGACCGCAGTCGCCGAGCTGCTGCGCCTGGTGACGGCGGCCCGCAAGAACACCTCGCTGCCCTGCCCGATCAGGCTCCCCCAACTCGCCGCCGAAGGGCTCGTCTCGCTCGAGCCCGGACGGATTCACGTGCGTGCGACGATTCCCCCACTCGGTCCAGGCCAGACCCGACGACTGTCACCGGCCCTGCGCGCCGAGCACTGCAAGGCGCTCACCCTTCTGTTCCCCGACCCATCAAACCGTTCTCGTGACGGTTCACAGGAATAATCCCGGCCAACCGTCACGAGAACGGAGTGAATGGGTGGGTGGGTGAATGGTGCGTACCGGCCACTTCAGGCTGTGAGAAAGCTACGCTGCCACCCATGTTCAGTTACCAAGAGTGGACGGACCGCACGCGCAGCCGGGTCAACGAGATCTCCGTTGCGGAGCTCGCGGCACGCGGAGACGAAGCGCCACTGATCATCGACATCCGCGAGGACGCCGAGTACGCCGAAGGCGCCATTCCCGGTGCAGTGCACATCCCCCGGGGTTTTCTCGAAAGCGCGATCGCCGATTACGCCGACCGGGACACCGAGTTCGTCCTCTACTGCAGCGTCGGCCAGCGGTCGGCCCTCGCGGCCTACGCGCTGCAGCAGATGGGGTACTCGTCGGTCAGATCTCTCGCAGAGGGCTCGGACGGCTGGCGCATGGCCGGGCATCCGTGGGAGGTCCCCCAGACCTTCGATCTCGACCACCGAATCCGGTACGCACGCCACCTCGCACTGTCGGAGGTCGGCGAGAGAGGCCAGCGAAAACTCCTCGATTCCAAGGTCGTGATCGTCGGCGCAGGTGGCCTCGGCTCCCCGGTCGCCCTATATCTGGCAGCTGCGGGGGTCGGCACCATCGGCATCGTCGACTTCGACACCGTGGAGATCTCGAATCTGCAACGTCAGATCCTCCACAGGACGTCACGGGTCGGTGAGCCCAAGGTAGATTCCGCTGCGGAGACGTTGCGGGGCCTCAACCCGGACGTGACCGTACGCCCCTACAAGGTGACGCTGAAGGCCGACAACGTGCTCGACATCCTTGACGGCTACGACGTCATCGTCGACGGTGCCGACAACTTCCCGACGCGCTACCTCGTCAACGACGCGTCGCTGCACCTGCGGACCCCGGTCGTGCACGGATCGATCTTTCGGTTCGAGGGCCAGGCGAGTGTCTTCTGGCCGTACGAGGGTCCGTGCTACCGGTGTCTGTTCCCTGAACCGCCACCTCCAGAGATGGCACCGTCGTGCTCGGAAGCCGGAGTGTTGGGAGTGCTGCCTGGGGTCATCGGGACCATCCAGGCGACCGAAGCGATCAAGATCCTGCTCGATATCGGCGAGACACTCGTCGGGAAACTCCTCACCTACGACGCGCTCGAGGAGGAGTTTCGCACGCTGAACCTACACCGAGACCCGTCCTGCCCGGCCTGCGCCGACGAGGACCACCCACCGAAGATCGTCGAGTACGACCAGTACTGCGTTCCCGTGGGCAATGTGACACGGAGCGATTCTGCGAACCGTTAGAAAACGGCTCAAGGCGCCGGGCGCTCCTGCCGATAACCCTTCCGTGCGAAGAGTCGCCACTCTGCTGGCAGCGACGGCGTTGGTCCTCACCTCGCTCGTCGGCGCGCCGGAGCGAGCACTTGGCGCGTCCACCTACCCAATGACCTTCCCGGTCGCCGGCACGCATCACTACACGGACACATTCGGCGCGT containing:
- the moeB gene encoding molybdopterin-synthase adenylyltransferase MoeB; amino-acid sequence: MFSYQEWTDRTRSRVNEISVAELAARGDEAPLIIDIREDAEYAEGAIPGAVHIPRGFLESAIADYADRDTEFVLYCSVGQRSALAAYALQQMGYSSVRSLAEGSDGWRMAGHPWEVPQTFDLDHRIRYARHLALSEVGERGQRKLLDSKVVIVGAGGLGSPVALYLAAAGVGTIGIVDFDTVEISNLQRQILHRTSRVGEPKVDSAAETLRGLNPDVTVRPYKVTLKADNVLDILDGYDVIVDGADNFPTRYLVNDASLHLRTPVVHGSIFRFEGQASVFWPYEGPCYRCLFPEPPPPEMAPSCSEAGVLGVLPGVIGTIQATEAIKILLDIGETLVGKLLTYDALEEEFRTLNLHRDPSCPACADEDHPPKIVEYDQYCVPVGNVTRSDSANR